The following coding sequences lie in one Saimiri boliviensis isolate mSaiBol1 chromosome 6, mSaiBol1.pri, whole genome shotgun sequence genomic window:
- the LOC104651063 gene encoding LOW QUALITY PROTEIN: CCAAT/enhancer-binding protein alpha (The sequence of the model RefSeq protein was modified relative to this genomic sequence to represent the inferred CDS: inserted 3 bases in 3 codons; substituted 2 bases at 2 genomic stop codons) gives MSSHLQSPPPAPSSAAFGFPXGAGPAQSLAPLAAQEPLGCICEHXTSTDISAYIDLAAFNEFLVDPFQHSRQQKAKVATGPEGGGGGDFDYPGAPXGPAAPSCPGKSTGPPPGYGCAAAGYLDCRLEPLYERVWAPALRPLVVKQEPCEADEAKQLALAGLFPYQPPPXHPHPPPTHLAAPHLQFQIAHCGQTTMHLQPGHPTSPPRPVPSPHPTPALGTACLPXPGGALKGLGAAHPDLRAWGGTH, from the exons ATGAGCAGCCACCTGCAGAGCCCCCCGCCGGCGCCTAGCAGTGCCGCCTTCGGCTTTC GGGGCGCGGGCCCCGCGCAGTCTCTCGCCCCTCTTGCCGCCCAGGAGCCGCTGGGCTGCATCTGCGAGCACTAGACGTCCACCGACATCAGCGCCTACATCGACCTGGCCGCCTTCAACGAGTTCCTGGTCGACCCGTTCCAGCACAGCCGGCAGcagaaggccaaggtggccaCGGGCCCcgagggcggcggcggcggcgattTTGACTACCCCGGCGCGC AGGGCCCGGCTGCGCCGTCATGCCCGGGGAAGAGCACTGGCCCCCCGCCCGGCTACGGGTGCGCGGCCGCCGGTTACCTGGACTGCAGGCTGGAGCCCCTGTACGAGCGCGTCTGGGCGCCGGCGCTGCGGCCGCTTGTGGTCAAGCAGGAGCCCTGCGAGGCGGACGAAGCCAAGCAGCTGGCGCTGGCCGGCCTCTTCCCCTACCAGCCGCCGCCCTAGCACCCGCACCCGCCGCCCACGCATCTGGCTGCCCCGCACCTGCAGTTCCAGATCGCGCACTGCGGCCAGACCACCATGCACCTGCAGCCCGGTCACCCCACGTCGCCGCCCAGGCCCGTGCCCAGTCCGCACCCCACGCCCGCGCTCGGCACCGCCTGCCTGC GGCCCGGCGGCGCACTTAAGGGGCTGGGCGCTGCGCACCCAGATCTCCGAGCCTGGGGCGGAACTCACTGA